A window of uncultured Draconibacterium sp. contains these coding sequences:
- a CDS encoding cbb3-type cytochrome c oxidase N-terminal domain-containing protein — MSDEKNQILEQDENLMDHDYDGIKELDNPPPRWIMLMFYITIGWSIIYGAYYFWLKEGPHQDAEYEAKSMKHDQKYQITSLDADALVAFTDEASLAAGKQVYTDMACMACHGLNGEGNAVGPNLTDEFWIHGCDIQSVFNIIKNGEPAKGMTAFKGQISDEKIQQVASYVMSLKGSNPANAKAAQGVKCE; from the coding sequence ATGTCAGACGAAAAAAATCAAATATTGGAACAAGATGAAAATCTAATGGACCACGACTACGATGGTATAAAAGAACTGGACAATCCTCCTCCGCGCTGGATTATGCTTATGTTTTACATTACAATTGGATGGTCGATCATATACGGAGCCTACTATTTTTGGTTAAAAGAAGGTCCTCATCAGGATGCTGAATACGAAGCAAAATCGATGAAACACGACCAGAAATACCAGATTACCTCGCTGGATGCCGATGCACTTGTTGCATTTACCGATGAAGCCTCGCTGGCAGCCGGAAAACAGGTGTACACTGACATGGCATGTATGGCTTGTCACGGTTTAAATGGCGAAGGAAATGCCGTTGGACCAAACCTTACTGATGAATTCTGGATACATGGCTGTGACATCCAAAGTGTTTTTAACATCATTAAAAATGGTGAGCCGGCAAAAGGGATGACCGCCTTTAAAGGTCAGATTAGTGATGAGAAAATACAACAAGTGGCAAGTTATGTTATGAGTTTGAAGGGGTCAAATCCGGCAAATGCAAAAGCTGCACAGGGCGTAAAATGTGAATAA
- the ccoN gene encoding cytochrome-c oxidase, cbb3-type subunit I: MENQKFNYDNKIVKLFILATLVWGVVGILVGVLAALQLAFPVFNFGLEFTTFGRVRPLHTNAIIFAFVGNGIFAGVYYSMQKLLKTRMFNDKLSAFHFWGWQTIILLAALSLLAGFTTGKEYAELEWPIDILITLVWVAFGWNMIGTIIVRRVQHIYAAIWWYLATFLGVAMLHVVNSFELPISIFKSYSIYAGAQDAVVQWWYGHNAVAFFLTTPFLGLMYYYLPKAANRPIYSYKLSIIHFWSLIFLYMWAGPHHLLYQALPEWAQALGVTFSIMLIAPSWGGMINGLLTLRGAWDRVRDSAALKFLVVAVTAYGMSTFEGPMMSLKSVNQITHFTDWTIAHVHIGGMGWNGGLLFGMLYWLVPKLWKSKLYSEKLANTHFWMSTLAILVYAIPLYWAAVTQWLMWRDYTDEGFLQYPNFLETVTQIVPMYAVRVFSGVLFLGGFIIMLFNLVKTMAAGSFVNNEAAEAPALVLAGKRNPAQETIHRWLERKGVRFSILAFIALAIGGTVEIVPMIFIKSNVPTIETVTPYTPLELEGRDLYIAEGCYVCHSQMVRPFRWETDRYGEYSKIGEFVYDHPYQWGSRRMGPDLARAGVVGGPMYKNAAWHYNHFMDPQKMNQESIMPNYAWLAVKNIKLDQTPKKIKAMQTLGVPYPEGYADKAVDDLMEQAQKISDDLKASGIEIEPQKQLVAMIAYMHKLGRDISGVQDTKEVVMHAESVEAPTLKEVELLKSEEDLAAGEKLFKSTCVVCHGADGKGIATFPSLVDDEWINGNSPAQVVHSISEGNVAKGMVPYKTQLSEKQITQLASYVLITLQK; encoded by the coding sequence ATGGAAAATCAAAAATTTAATTACGACAACAAAATAGTGAAGCTGTTTATTCTGGCTACACTCGTATGGGGAGTTGTTGGAATACTGGTAGGCGTACTTGCGGCCTTGCAACTGGCTTTTCCGGTGTTCAATTTTGGGCTTGAATTTACAACCTTTGGTAGAGTAAGGCCTTTACATACCAATGCAATTATTTTTGCATTTGTGGGAAATGGAATTTTTGCCGGGGTTTACTATTCCATGCAAAAATTACTAAAAACCCGAATGTTTAACGACAAGCTGAGCGCATTCCATTTTTGGGGATGGCAAACCATTATTTTATTGGCAGCCTTATCGCTACTTGCCGGATTTACTACCGGAAAAGAATATGCCGAATTAGAATGGCCCATCGATATTTTAATTACACTGGTTTGGGTAGCATTTGGGTGGAACATGATTGGAACAATAATAGTTCGTCGTGTTCAGCACATTTACGCTGCCATTTGGTGGTACCTGGCTACCTTTTTAGGCGTCGCCATGTTACATGTGGTAAACTCGTTCGAGCTACCTATTTCAATTTTTAAAAGTTATTCCATTTATGCGGGAGCACAAGATGCAGTAGTACAGTGGTGGTACGGACACAATGCAGTGGCATTTTTTCTTACAACACCCTTTTTAGGTTTAATGTATTACTACTTACCCAAAGCTGCTAACCGCCCCATTTATTCGTATAAATTATCGATCATCCACTTTTGGTCGCTTATATTTCTATATATGTGGGCCGGGCCTCACCACTTGCTTTACCAGGCTTTACCTGAATGGGCACAGGCATTGGGAGTAACTTTCTCAATTATGCTTATTGCACCAAGTTGGGGTGGAATGATAAACGGACTTTTAACACTTCGGGGAGCCTGGGACAGAGTGCGCGACAGTGCTGCATTAAAATTTCTGGTGGTGGCAGTTACCGCTTACGGTATGTCAACTTTCGAAGGTCCAATGATGTCGTTAAAATCAGTAAACCAAATTACACACTTTACCGACTGGACCATTGCGCACGTTCACATTGGTGGTATGGGCTGGAACGGAGGATTGTTGTTTGGTATGTTGTACTGGTTGGTTCCAAAACTATGGAAATCAAAACTCTATTCCGAAAAACTGGCAAATACACATTTCTGGATGTCAACACTTGCCATTTTAGTGTATGCCATCCCTTTGTATTGGGCAGCTGTTACTCAGTGGTTAATGTGGAGAGATTACACCGATGAAGGTTTCCTTCAATATCCAAACTTTTTGGAAACAGTAACTCAAATTGTTCCCATGTATGCCGTTAGGGTATTTAGCGGAGTTCTATTCCTGGGTGGATTTATCATCATGTTATTCAACCTTGTTAAAACCATGGCAGCAGGTAGTTTTGTAAACAACGAAGCCGCCGAAGCTCCAGCACTGGTATTGGCAGGAAAACGCAATCCGGCACAGGAGACCATCCACCGCTGGCTGGAAAGAAAAGGAGTTCGGTTCTCAATTTTAGCCTTTATTGCGCTTGCAATTGGTGGTACGGTTGAAATTGTTCCAATGATCTTTATTAAATCGAATGTACCCACCATTGAAACAGTAACACCATACACTCCGCTTGAATTAGAAGGACGTGATTTATACATTGCTGAAGGTTGTTATGTATGTCACTCGCAAATGGTTCGTCCGTTCCGTTGGGAAACCGACCGTTACGGAGAGTATTCAAAAATTGGTGAGTTTGTTTACGATCATCCGTATCAGTGGGGATCGAGACGAATGGGACCCGACCTGGCCAGAGCCGGTGTTGTAGGTGGCCCAATGTATAAAAATGCAGCGTGGCATTACAACCATTTTATGGATCCTCAAAAAATGAATCAGGAATCGATAATGCCGAATTATGCATGGTTAGCCGTAAAAAACATAAAACTCGATCAAACTCCTAAAAAAATTAAAGCAATGCAAACTTTGGGAGTTCCTTATCCCGAGGGATATGCAGACAAAGCGGTTGATGATTTAATGGAGCAGGCTCAAAAAATATCGGATGATCTGAAAGCTTCGGGAATTGAAATTGAACCACAAAAACAACTGGTTGCAATGATCGCTTATATGCACAAGTTGGGTAGAGATATTTCGGGGGTTCAGGACACAAAAGAAGTTGTAATGCATGCTGAATCTGTTGAAGCTCCAACTTTGAAGGAAGTAGAACTTTTAAAAAGCGAAGAGGATCTGGCTGCGGGAGAAAAACTATTTAAAAGTACTTGTGTTGTTTGCCACGGAGCCGATGGAAAAGGAATCGCTACTTTCCCAAGTTTAGTGGATGACGAATGGATAAACGGAAATTCGCCTGCGCAGGTAGTTCATTCTATTTCGGAAGGTAATGTGGCCAAAGGAATGGTTCCATACAAAACACAATTGTCCGAAAAACAGATCACACAGTTGGCCAGTTACGTATTAATAACTTTACAAAAATGA
- the ccoS gene encoding cbb3-type cytochrome oxidase assembly protein CcoS, which produces MNIFYLLIGVSLFVALIFLGAFIWAVRSGQFDDNETPSMRVLFDDESTEPENKDEKHLEEKK; this is translated from the coding sequence ATGAATATCTTTTACCTGTTAATAGGAGTAAGTTTATTTGTAGCTCTCATTTTTCTTGGAGCCTTTATTTGGGCAGTTCGTTCAGGGCAGTTCGACGATAACGAAACTCCATCGATGCGAGTTCTGTTCGACGACGAAAGTACTGAACCTGAAAATAAAGATGAAAAACATTTAGAAGAAAAAAAATAA
- the nrfD gene encoding NrfD/PsrC family molybdoenzyme membrane anchor subunit — protein sequence MEKSKSPEESRKLLDKITFDLTRSIVKRDELTNLWYFLLIMFAAVGLWGWFIQIRDGLGVTGMRDYVSWGMYIANFVFFVAVSLVGFLLSSALHLLKIGWAKPISRVAEQVAIAGVALAGLIIVMDMGRPDRLLNVFIHGRFASPIIWDVTVVTTYLTISVLLFYIPLIPDLALLRDRGTADIPKWKMKVYKILALGWKGNAEQYKIIYHAMRVLMLLIMPVGLSIHTVTSWLFAATLRSGWDTTILGPYFVAGAFVAGAAAVVMVMYAYRQRYGLKEYFEDLHFDYMGKLLVFVSLVYLYFNINEFLVPAYKMKTAEGIHLSNLFTGSFSLMFWMTQIFGLIVPIILMLIKYFRKPLPLTIISVFVLVASWVKRYIIVIPTLEHPFLPVQNVPDYFKHYSPTSIEVMITLFSFMAALLIITVLAKMFPVITIWEYAEDKGIEKEIISEPKN from the coding sequence ATGGAGAAATCAAAATCACCGGAAGAATCCCGGAAGTTATTAGATAAAATCACCTTCGACTTAACCCGATCGATCGTAAAACGTGACGAGCTGACCAACTTATGGTACTTCTTACTCATTATGTTTGCCGCCGTTGGATTATGGGGCTGGTTTATTCAGATTCGCGACGGGCTGGGAGTTACAGGAATGCGCGACTATGTTTCGTGGGGAATGTACATTGCCAACTTTGTATTTTTTGTTGCAGTAAGTTTAGTCGGATTCCTGCTGAGTTCGGCATTGCACCTGCTAAAAATCGGATGGGCAAAACCCATTTCGCGTGTTGCCGAGCAAGTTGCCATTGCCGGTGTTGCTTTGGCAGGTTTAATTATTGTAATGGATATGGGGCGTCCGGATCGACTTCTCAACGTTTTTATTCACGGACGTTTTGCTTCGCCCATTATTTGGGATGTTACAGTTGTTACTACTTATTTAACTATATCGGTATTACTTTTTTATATCCCGCTAATTCCTGATTTGGCTTTGTTACGCGACAGAGGCACAGCCGATATTCCAAAATGGAAAATGAAAGTATATAAAATACTTGCTTTGGGCTGGAAAGGAAATGCAGAGCAATATAAAATTATATATCATGCTATGCGTGTATTAATGCTGCTAATTATGCCCGTTGGTTTGTCTATTCACACGGTAACATCGTGGTTATTTGCTGCCACTTTGCGTTCGGGTTGGGATACCACTATTTTGGGCCCTTATTTTGTGGCAGGTGCTTTTGTAGCCGGTGCTGCTGCTGTAGTTATGGTTATGTATGCTTACCGTCAACGTTATGGATTAAAAGAATATTTTGAAGATCTGCACTTTGATTACATGGGTAAACTTCTTGTTTTTGTAAGCCTGGTGTACTTATACTTCAACATAAACGAGTTTTTGGTTCCGGCCTACAAAATGAAAACCGCTGAAGGGATTCACCTAAGCAATTTATTTACCGGAAGCTTTTCACTCATGTTCTGGATGACACAAATATTCGGTTTGATTGTTCCGATTATATTAATGTTGATCAAATACTTCAGAAAACCATTGCCGCTTACAATCATCTCCGTTTTTGTTTTGGTGGCTTCGTGGGTAAAACGTTACATTATTGTAATTCCAACATTGGAACACCCCTTTCTGCCGGTACAAAATGTTCCCGATTATTTTAAGCACTACTCGCCTACAAGTATCGAGGTAATGATTACACTTTTCTCGTTTATGGCAGCACTGCTAATAATTACTGTTCTTGCAAAAATGTTCCCGGTAATTACGATTTGGGAATATGCCGAGGACAAAGGGATTGAAAAAGAAATTATTTCTGAACCTAAAAACTAA
- a CDS encoding cytochrome C oxidase subunit IV family protein encodes MSEEKHHIVPYRMYAIILLALLVLTFSSIGITHIELGTYTVAGALLFAIVKSYLVLTYFMHLKYDKPYIRIMVLFVFAIFIVVLVITMLDYLYRV; translated from the coding sequence ATGTCAGAAGAAAAACATCATATTGTTCCATACCGGATGTACGCCATTATTTTATTGGCTTTGCTGGTATTAACATTTTCGTCAATTGGTATTACACACATTGAACTTGGAACATATACTGTTGCAGGAGCACTGCTTTTTGCCATCGTAAAATCGTACCTGGTTTTAACCTATTTTATGCACCTGAAATACGACAAACCATATATTCGGATTATGGTGTTGTTTGTATTTGCCATATTTATAGTAGTGTTAGTTATTACAATGTTAGATTACTTATATCGAGTATAA
- a CDS encoding cytochrome c oxidase subunit 3 has translation MEEHVHHVEHPDMYDPESSKIGMWLFIFTELLLFGGLFLVYSVYRFMNPDAFHMAAVELNTTIGAFNTVILLVSSMTIAMSTSALQKGQKNLTIGLVVITFLIGIGFLVNKWFEWGVKFDHGIWPGSEHMIENMSQGEILFFGLYFVMTGLHALHIIVGLVIMGFAIRGISNGKVNVDRPSMLENAGLYWHLVDLIWIFLFPLFYLIT, from the coding sequence ATGGAAGAACATGTACATCATGTAGAACATCCCGACATGTACGATCCCGAATCGTCGAAAATTGGTATGTGGTTGTTCATTTTTACCGAGCTGCTTTTATTTGGCGGGCTCTTTCTTGTGTATTCGGTTTACCGGTTTATGAATCCCGATGCCTTTCACATGGCTGCAGTGGAATTGAACACAACCATCGGTGCATTTAATACGGTTATTTTATTAGTAAGTAGTATGACCATTGCCATGTCGACATCGGCTTTGCAAAAAGGGCAAAAGAACCTGACGATTGGACTGGTGGTAATTACATTTCTTATTGGAATCGGATTTTTAGTAAACAAGTGGTTTGAGTGGGGAGTGAAATTTGATCATGGAATTTGGCCCGGATCGGAGCACATGATTGAAAATATGAGCCAGGGAGAAATACTGTTTTTCGGTTTGTACTTTGTAATGACAGGATTACACGCCCTTCATATTATTGTTGGACTTGTAATTATGGGATTTGCCATTCGAGGAATAAGCAACGGCAAAGTGAATGTTGATCGTCCATCGATGCTCGAAAATGCAGGATTGTACTGGCACCTTGTCGATTTAATCTGGATTTTCCTTTTCCCCTTATTTTATCTTATCACCTAA
- a CDS encoding cytochrome c has protein sequence MIKKINLIVVAILFIAQQGMAQEWIVPEDQKAIQNPSEYNLNNVKKGKDLFLLNCKSCHGDAGKNNGLPLVPPPPDVTSDVMQANTEGELFYKITHGRGGMPQFSSTISEDDRWRLVNYIRNYNSANEPLLVEAPPKKAKLLASVNETENKVEIFAEVETQDGKYAVLADAPVSISAKKAFGDLPIGDVLTNKEGRAEYTIPQHLIGDEQGLVTVVVRLGEGFVTEPVILDAAKVGQPKEVPQLIRKEVLWSTNENVQTWLLLSYLGAVGGAWLAIAYVVFQIFKIWRVGKQED, from the coding sequence ATGATTAAGAAAATCAATCTGATAGTTGTAGCAATCCTTTTTATTGCTCAACAGGGAATGGCTCAGGAATGGATTGTTCCGGAAGACCAGAAAGCGATACAAAATCCATCGGAATACAATCTGAACAACGTTAAAAAAGGAAAAGACCTGTTTCTTTTAAATTGTAAATCGTGCCACGGCGATGCCGGGAAAAACAACGGCTTACCCTTGGTTCCACCACCACCGGATGTTACTTCAGATGTGATGCAGGCCAATACTGAAGGTGAACTTTTTTACAAAATAACTCACGGTCGTGGCGGGATGCCTCAATTTTCGAGTACCATTTCAGAAGACGACCGCTGGCGTTTGGTAAATTACATCCGCAATTATAATTCGGCTAACGAACCTTTGCTGGTAGAAGCACCACCTAAAAAAGCCAAACTTCTGGCTTCGGTTAATGAAACCGAAAATAAAGTTGAAATTTTTGCTGAAGTAGAAACTCAGGATGGGAAATATGCTGTGTTAGCTGATGCTCCGGTTTCAATTAGTGCGAAAAAAGCATTTGGAGATTTGCCCATTGGCGATGTTCTTACCAATAAGGAAGGACGTGCTGAATACACCATACCGCAACATCTAATTGGTGACGAACAGGGATTGGTAACTGTTGTTGTTCGTTTGGGAGAAGGTTTTGTAACCGAACCGGTAATTCTTGATGCAGCCAAAGTTGGACAACCCAAAGAAGTTCCGCAGTTGATTCGCAAAGAAGTACTTTGGTCAACCAACGAAAACGTTCAAACATGGTTGCTTTTATCGTATTTGGGAGCTGTTGGCGGTGCCTGGCTTGCAATTGCTTATGTAGTTTTTCAAATCTTTAAAATATGGCGCGTAGGAAAACAAGAAGATTAG
- a CDS encoding cbb3-type cytochrome c oxidase subunit 3 produces MKIVSNLLTSIEGIQIFYIIGLLIFVVLFVVIFIRTMRMKNSDMEAIKNSILSEDESKDIITSN; encoded by the coding sequence ATGAAAATCGTAAGTAACCTGTTAACAAGTATCGAAGGAATCCAGATATTTTACATCATTGGATTACTGATATTCGTAGTACTGTTTGTAGTTATTTTTATTCGTACAATGCGAATGAAAAACAGCGATATGGAAGCGATTAAAAACTCGATTCTTTCGGAAGATGAATCGAAGGATATCATAACTTCAAATTAA
- a CDS encoding 4Fe-4S dicluster domain-containing protein, producing MEKKSRRNFMKTLGSIGAAGVVGGSSFLSSCSKVETTSGDKIRLLTSSGELVEVDKAQLKPADMPSLSENQKRGRKGLPGRSWVMVIDLSKCRNARECMKACQNHHQLRPEQHHINVLQMQDAEHTAPYYMPKPCQHCDNPPCTKVCPVNATFKREDGIVLIDNERCIGCRFCIAACPYSARVFNWFEPRDAEKYEGVTYNIEANVPQKKGTISKCLFSADRLRDGKLPSCVSACPNGVYWFGDRNEDAVTNGTTHETTVFSKLLEDNAAYTLMEELGTKPRVYYLPPKDRAFPFQGKIEDHHS from the coding sequence ATGGAAAAAAAATCGCGTAGAAACTTCATGAAAACCCTTGGTTCGATTGGTGCCGCCGGGGTAGTAGGAGGTTCGAGTTTTTTAAGTTCGTGCAGCAAAGTTGAAACTACATCCGGTGATAAAATTCGCTTATTAACATCAAGCGGCGAATTGGTGGAAGTGGACAAAGCACAGCTTAAACCGGCTGATATGCCGAGCCTTTCGGAAAATCAGAAACGGGGAAGAAAAGGATTACCTGGCAGAAGCTGGGTTATGGTTATTGACTTATCGAAATGCCGAAATGCTCGGGAGTGTATGAAAGCCTGCCAGAATCATCATCAACTGCGACCCGAACAACACCACATAAACGTGTTGCAGATGCAGGATGCTGAACACACGGCACCTTATTACATGCCAAAACCATGTCAGCACTGCGATAATCCTCCGTGTACAAAGGTTTGTCCGGTAAATGCAACCTTTAAACGCGAAGACGGTATTGTTTTAATCGACAACGAACGTTGTATTGGCTGTCGTTTCTGTATTGCAGCTTGTCCGTATTCAGCAAGGGTATTTAACTGGTTTGAACCACGCGACGCAGAAAAATACGAAGGCGTAACTTACAATATTGAAGCCAATGTTCCGCAGAAAAAAGGGACCATTTCAAAATGTTTATTTAGTGCCGATCGTTTACGCGACGGAAAACTTCCATCGTGTGTATCAGCCTGTCCGAATGGGGTGTATTGGTTTGGCGACCGCAACGAAGATGCAGTTACCAACGGAACAACCCACGAAACTACTGTGTTTAGTAAATTACTGGAAGACAACGCAGCTTATACATTAATGGAAGAACTGGGTACCAAACCCCGGGTTTATTATCTGCCTCCAAAAGACAGAGCCTTCCCATTTCAAGGAAAAATCGAAGATCATCATTCATAA
- a CDS encoding cbb3-type cytochrome c oxidase subunit I yields MHTTSAVNGANYLTYQGKYKGLLGWILSTDHKRIGLLYLYSIATMFSIGVLLGLAMKFELLAPGKTIMDAQTYNATFTVHGVIMIFMVVVPGLPAVFGNLMMPIMIGAKDVAFPKLNLLSWYLYVAGVLLVISALLFGNGTPDTGWTFYAPYSFKTGTNLLPAIFGAFVLGFSSILTGLNFLVTIHRLRCPGMKWTKLPLFVWTLYGTAWIQLLATPVVGITLVLVALERLFGVGIFDPALGGDPILYQHLFWIYSHPAVYIMILPAMGAISEIIPTFSQKHIFGYKAIIASTLSIAFVGYLVWGHHMYTAGMSGTAQYYFSLLTFIVAIPSAIKVFNWISTMYKGSINIQTPFYWAVSFIFVFMVGGLSGLVLGSLATDIYVHDTAFVVAHFHYIVFGGTGFAFFAAMHYWFPKIYGRMYDKSWANIGWLVFTIGFLALYSPMFYLGMMGMPRRYYDYLPEFHGGNILSTFGSWIMVTGFVIILANLIRSAKKGEPAEMNPWKSKTLEWTVTSPPPVLNFETEPVLGEKDGPYNYE; encoded by the coding sequence ATGCATACAACAAGTGCTGTAAACGGAGCAAACTATTTAACCTATCAGGGAAAATACAAGGGTTTGCTCGGATGGATTTTGTCAACAGACCATAAACGAATTGGTCTTCTTTATTTGTACTCCATTGCAACCATGTTCTCCATTGGCGTTTTGCTGGGGCTTGCCATGAAATTTGAATTATTGGCACCCGGAAAAACAATTATGGATGCGCAAACCTACAATGCTACATTTACGGTTCACGGAGTAATAATGATTTTTATGGTGGTGGTGCCGGGGCTTCCTGCTGTTTTTGGAAACCTGATGATGCCCATAATGATTGGTGCAAAAGATGTGGCCTTTCCAAAATTAAATTTATTGTCATGGTATCTTTATGTTGCAGGAGTGTTACTTGTTATTAGTGCCTTGCTTTTTGGTAACGGAACACCTGACACAGGCTGGACATTTTATGCTCCCTACAGTTTTAAAACAGGAACAAATCTGCTCCCGGCTATTTTTGGGGCGTTTGTTCTGGGCTTTTCATCCATATTAACCGGATTAAACTTTTTGGTTACCATTCATCGTTTGCGTTGCCCGGGAATGAAATGGACAAAACTTCCCTTGTTTGTTTGGACACTTTACGGAACGGCCTGGATTCAGTTGCTGGCAACACCTGTGGTTGGAATTACGCTGGTTTTGGTGGCGCTCGAAAGGCTTTTCGGAGTTGGAATATTCGATCCGGCCCTGGGAGGCGATCCGATTTTGTACCAGCATTTGTTCTGGATTTATTCGCACCCTGCTGTGTACATTATGATTTTACCTGCCATGGGAGCTATTTCTGAAATTATTCCAACCTTTTCGCAGAAACATATTTTTGGATACAAAGCAATTATCGCGTCAACACTGTCTATCGCATTTGTTGGTTACCTGGTTTGGGGCCACCACATGTACACTGCCGGAATGAGCGGAACTGCACAATATTATTTTTCCTTACTCACATTTATTGTTGCCATCCCAAGTGCCATTAAAGTATTTAACTGGATATCGACCATGTACAAAGGATCGATAAATATTCAGACGCCCTTTTACTGGGCTGTGTCGTTTATTTTTGTTTTTATGGTTGGCGGTTTAAGCGGACTTGTTTTGGGATCGCTGGCAACCGACATTTATGTTCACGACACTGCCTTTGTTGTAGCCCATTTCCATTACATTGTATTTGGAGGAACAGGTTTTGCATTTTTTGCCGCTATGCATTACTGGTTCCCCAAAATATACGGACGAATGTACGATAAATCGTGGGCAAATATTGGGTGGCTGGTTTTTACAATCGGCTTTTTGGCCCTGTATTCACCCATGTTTTATTTGGGAATGATGGGAATGCCACGTCGCTATTACGATTATTTACCCGAATTTCATGGAGGCAACATATTAAGTACGTTTGGATCGTGGATTATGGTTACCGGCTTTGTAATTATTCTGGCAAACCTTATTCGTTCAGCAAAAAAAGGCGAACCGGCCGAAATGAATCCATGGAAAAGTAAAACCCTGGAGTGGACAGTTACTTCTCCGCCTCCCGTTTTAAATTTTGAGACAGAACCAGTTCTGGGAGAAAAAGACGGACCTTACAATTACGAATAA
- a CDS encoding SCO family protein: MKISKYFKGIFLALTFGMISTVLLAQAVINPAATDDDVEIGIVEHLDTYLPNDIQLINEQGEQVNLTQIIDKPTIINFVYFRCPGICSPLMEAVAGVMDKSDLVPGKDYQVLTISFDPSETIDLGIRKKTNYLNLMNNPDKIEAAKTGWLFFVSDSASIIKATNATGFKYKRTGNDFLHAASLTVTSPDAKITRYLNGMYFLPFEWKMAIVEASKGQSGPTLNKVLRFCYSYDPVGQTYVLNITKVSATLIMFFALVLLLFMVFKPKRRKTI, encoded by the coding sequence ATGAAGATAAGTAAGTATTTCAAAGGTATTTTTCTCGCTCTTACATTTGGAATGATATCAACCGTTTTGTTGGCCCAGGCAGTTATTAATCCTGCTGCTACCGACGACGATGTTGAAATTGGTATTGTTGAGCATCTCGATACGTATTTGCCCAACGATATTCAATTGATTAACGAACAGGGCGAACAGGTTAATCTGACTCAGATTATCGATAAACCAACCATCATTAATTTTGTGTACTTCCGCTGTCCGGGAATATGCAGCCCGCTTATGGAAGCTGTTGCTGGAGTAATGGATAAATCGGATTTGGTGCCCGGCAAAGATTACCAGGTGCTAACCATCAGTTTCGACCCGAGTGAAACGATTGATTTGGGAATCAGGAAAAAAACCAATTACCTGAATCTGATGAATAATCCGGATAAAATAGAAGCCGCCAAAACCGGATGGCTCTTTTTTGTTTCGGACAGTGCCAGCATAATTAAGGCAACAAATGCAACCGGTTTTAAATACAAAAGAACCGGTAACGACTTTTTACATGCCGCATCGTTAACAGTTACCAGCCCCGATGCCAAAATTACAAGGTATTTAAATGGTATGTATTTTTTGCCTTTCGAATGGAAAATGGCCATAGTTGAAGCTTCGAAAGGACAGTCGGGGCCAACCCTAAATAAAGTATTACGATTTTGTTATTCGTACGACCCGGTTGGGCAAACGTATGTATTAAATATTACAAAAGTGAGCGCAACACTAATTATGTTTTTTGCGCTGGTATTATTACTGTTTATGGTATTTAAACCTAAACGAAGAAAGACAATTTAA